GGATTTTCATCCATTAAGAAAAATACACCTTGGAGCTgctgaagaaatactcaatggaaaATTGCTCCCCAGCCAAAGTTCCAATGGCCTTTGGATACAAGATCTCTGCCGATCCTATCGGAGAGTCAGTTGATAAAAAAACTTATCAAGGAATGATTGGTTCGTTGACGTACTTAACAGCAAGTAGACCAGCCATTGTGTTCACTACAAGTTTATGTGCTCGATACCAGGCTAACCCTAAAGTATCACATTTGAACGCAGTCAAGCAAATCTTCAGACACCTTAAGGGAAGCAAAGCTCTAGGCCTATGGTACCTAGAAGGAAATAACTTCAGCCTTCAAGCCttcaccgatgcggatcatgctgGATGTAGATTAGATCAAAAGAGTACTTTTGGTGGTTGCCAATTTATAGGAGGAAGATTAGTCAGCTGGTCTTCAAGGAAGTAGAATTGTGTCTCACTATCTACCACAGAggcagaatatgtggccgcagccagttGCTATTCTCAATTTCTTTGGATGATGAATTAGTTGATGGAATATGGGTACAGAATGAAGCGGTTACCAATTTATTGTGATTTACAGAGTGCCAttgcgatttctcacaatccaatCCAACACTCAAAGACTTAGCACATTGAATTGCGgtaccacttcatcaaagaccacatacTTAAAGGTAACATCTAACTAATTTTTGTTCCCACACACGAGGAAATAGTTGATGTTTTCACAAAAGCGCTTGATGCCACTAAACTGAATAGCCTTCTAGAAATTTTAGGAAAGATGAATCCTGACCCGCAATTCCTTCTGAATTAATAGATACCACAGCCATTGTCCTGTGAAGAActtgtttcttttcttttcaaaaaaatttgAGGCATTCTCTTCACTCCGGTTCTAGAACAATATATTTATGATGTCCAGTTGGTATATACATTGTACACCgcaataacatataatatatatatattcttcggGTCCATAATTCCTTTTGTTTCTAACTGTTTGATCAAGTGTTTCCTCAGCTCATGCTACCACAACCATAACACATCTTAACCGCAGTCATCATCATTCCACCGCAACTACATTAAATGATCCGACATTTACTTCATAAAGACTAAAGGACTTTGTGTGCAACATAATGCTGTTTAATAAAAACATTCTTATTGGCAACATACAATGTCTCAAAACCTTTTTAAATCATTTCTTTTGGTCAGACCTATTTTGGGCTAAGAAACAAAGAATGTGTTTTTCCATAAAACGtaatctttaataaaaatatttttcttaactAGTCTTATCAACATGCCATTAAATGTCAAATCTGTTTCAAATTCCTACTTGGTCAAAACGGATAATGACCCTCACCACACGATTTCTAGATGTGTCATCATGGGCCTGACATTTCATTAATTACCCTATTTTCCAGTAAAATCcttatttttgatttaattttttcTTGTGGCTGATAATGGTTAAAACCCAAGGGTTTTTTTACAATTAATAGCTGTAAATAAGTTAATTCCAATAAATTTTCAAATCCTAGAGTATAAAAACTCCCTTTTCCTCCAAAGAAAGCTTTACGCTTTCTGAATCCCTAATTGAAGAACTTCATCTTCTTCCCTCTTGCACAAAACAATTTTTCTGCAAGTTCCTCAAAACCTTCCTTTTAACAATTGTGAAATCCGGTGTTACCAAGAAGCAATCAAAGGCCTCAGGGCCAGCAAAACCAACCAGTTCAGACACAACGATTAAGGTTTAGTCCCCAGTCATCGCTTTAAGCAATTTTAGGGCTGTATTTGAAGATAAACCTCACTACAATGACGCAATCCGTCTGATGATCCAGTTCATTCCATCCCATCCCTTGTTTTGTGCTTTTGATGCACTCACTAATTTCATCCCACTCCCCACACTATTGAAATATGCTTTCTCAACATATTGACCACTTCATTACCTTCAAGAAGTGCACCTGAACTTGATCGATGATTCACTGGTTGTGCTCACAATGAACAAGTTCATGGAAGCCATTAATCTCAAAGTTCCTCCCAACACCAAGTTTTTCTCACCAAGCACATCCGACATCATCACTACTCTGTACCAGATGGGGTACCAAAAGAAACTGAAAGGGATTGGCGAATTCAAGAAGTATCAATTACCAGTGGTGTGGCAGTTTATCTGTCACTTTGTGATCAGAAGTTTGTCTGGTAGAATAGGTGACACAGACAACATGGGGATCAAGCTTGTTGGGCTTGTATGGAGTATCTTCACCGGAAACACGGTCAATTTTGGTCAAATCCTGTTGGATGACCTCCTACAGTACATCCTAAAGGAGACTCCACAACAAGATGCTACAGAGCTTACTTTTCCTTGTTTTTGGTCTCTCTGCGTCATGGATCTTCACAAGGAGCCGAAGCAAGACATGGGTGATGACTCCACACTCTTTATCACCCACGACTTCAAATGGTACACCCCTTCCAAAGATCAATCTATTTTTGGACCTCTTAAGAGACTACCTGGACACATCTTGGAGCCTATTGGACTCAATTCTCATGAAGTCACTGATCACATTGAGGTTACAAatggtattgacccataccattCCTCCCCACCTCATCCCTGTCAGGCTGTTGTAGTTCTTACCAAAACCCAAGGTCCCTCTTGTACCGCAGTTCCTACTTCAACTTTATTCCCTCATACCAAAGACCAATCTAGTCAACCAAAACCTAAGTGGCACAAGCAAATTGTTTTCTCTAAGAAAGCTTCCCGCAACATAGTAAAAAAGGGTGAAAATCCTTCCAAGAAACGCAAGTCCAGGATTATTGAATCTTCGGATGAAACTCCTCCATCTCCCTCTGAATCCCATGACATACCTGTCATTGTTACAAAAGACTTTGATCCTAACTCAAGTGATATTTTCAGACGTAAGAAGCTCAAACTCACTCATAGtcatatccaaatgcatgatagaCTCATACTACAGTCTCTCAAAAGACTCTGGTAGTCATTGGAGCCCCCACAGGCTTATTTGGTTCTACCCTTTTCAGCTACTTAGATAAAACAAATGTAAATGTTTTATCTGAACATGGAGATACAccccctgtcacacccccgaaccagatggtggaaacgtttgggggcttgtgcgtgacttcatcttgaaatatcattacattgattataaatgaaacataacatcatcatcatcacacatgtaatataacaacattcattgtttacatcaagtattgtattttaatattacatgccaaaatagtaagagtatgatgaaacaaaatataatacgatatccattagtttgtttcgttcatcctgcttcaacggtttcctgagaatacaagttattttgaaaaacgtcaacatatataatgttggtgagttcataagcatgtttgtgtaAATGATTTGCTTAACTTTCAAACCACCAGAAAATTTGATATTTTCTGCAAActgtttagtatgtttgtgtcagatgttgtattaatgcatgtatgttattttttatttgactaaaatgggtaaagagaatgtagagagaatgtaaagAGCATGTAAAGAAATTGTTCCCACACAATCCGATGTTGTCTATAAAAGAGAAAGCTGCAATACCAACCCCTgaggttgagtaccagtacgAGAATGTTTTCGAGTAATCCAAGAGAAAATAgaatggtcttccgtaaacttcataacgttaattcctctaagtgattcgtcataaccatactaaataatgacaatctCACATGTCTTGGAGGTATTGGATGccggttttgatttttgattataaggttttcatcaccctatactgagttagtctaactatAGTGAACAACTCAGATGTGGGGTGtcattcccgtatagatctatacacaaatccccgctctctttccaagagactctggttataactacaggctacgatcgacACCTAATGGATGCTAACcgacaaaactcactagatccttaatcgaatttacgcgaagaaaggTTTAATCACATTCCaggcccaatgaaccatgtaagtgaaccactaaggcatcgctaaacatgtaaatcatttaaaggcccaaattggaatgaaattatataacatgggcccaaaatatatatatgcaaggacaactaaggcccatttcacatgtaaggtatttacagaCCCAAATAGCACataaatagtatccaaggtccaccgcacatgttaatgggtcaatgaggcccaataaagaTATAAATAGTATATAGGACGTATCACACATAAAattgggccactaaggcccaataatctAGAAAATAATCAAAAAATTCCGTTTGTTAGTTCTCATTGGTTTTGGTTCTAGTATTCACTAAAATaggaaaagaaagaagaacacatataaaactcattcTCAGGCCCAATAAACctgtaagtggaccactaaggcccactatacgaatctattatttccaggctcaaaggAATATGAATttctatcctaagcccaatatacatgtaaaaggacactaaggcccactaaacatgtatattatttccaggcccaataaggatatgaatatcgtttttaacccatttgctattgttttgtttattttagcttgattatttacaaagttgatataaaaagcccacttttgtgaaaatgacgttcttggcccaatatgccaaaaatttacaattaaggcccaatttttgtaagaagAACAC
The genomic region above belongs to Lactuca sativa cultivar Salinas chromosome 4, Lsat_Salinas_v11, whole genome shotgun sequence and contains:
- the LOC111893607 gene encoding uncharacterized mitochondrial protein AtMg00810-like, with translation MAFGYKISADPIGESVDKKTYQGMIGSLTYLTASRPAIVFTTSLCARYQANPKVSHLNAVKQIFRHLKGSKALGLWYLEGNNFSLQAFTDADHAGCRLDQKSTFGGCQFIGGRLVSWSSRK